The Brassica napus cultivar Da-Ae chromosome C7, Da-Ae, whole genome shotgun sequence genome has a segment encoding these proteins:
- the LOC111213019 gene encoding uncharacterized protein LOC111213019 yields the protein MFHGLSAEIPMEHNEAFEEICSFTRANGVPPDYIKCMLFPFSLADKASRWLKSLPTGSLTSWEQVRAAFLGHFYTKAKTAALRNKISSFKQLTNEPFNEAWERFNDTLRECPHHGFDDDHVLGIFYDGVEGEFCNALNAASNGDFMTQTTEGAHALIENMAASSSNKNKETDRSKKVNSMDTRKIDDLAAKVDLLLKNNQNQIYVMEETNLEPGTTDAAAETETSEEDQQGVSYVNGQGWQFKNYHPNPNVGNNPHLFSYKTNPDNPNDRSQNQNQNGKMFILSQAHNQSQNRQNNPQAPLATASGPPDELKGMMQQLLHGQQIQGKALNQATWNTPPGKTYKNPKDCNTVELRSGRHLSDPVPKKLIAQEKGNQKEGEQPPLEDVHDDHEPEQPTAAEPVAPTTQDQSVPTRVYIPKFPTQSLLRNHAWIAKR from the exons ATGTTTCATGGACTGTCAGCTGAGATACCAATGGAACACAATGAAGCTTTTGAAGAAATATGCAGTTTCACTCGTGCAAACGGCGTCCCACCCGACTACATCAAATGCATGCTGTTCCCATTCTCTCTAGCGGACAAAGCTTCACGATGGCTTAAGTCATTACCTACAGGTTCCCTAACTTCTTGGGAACAGGTTAGAGCAGCTTTCTTGGGACACTTCTACACGAAAGCCAAAACAGCTGCCCTAAGGAACAAGATCTCCTCCTTCAAGCAACTCACTAATGAACCTTTCAACGAAGCTTGGGAACGGTTCAATGATACCCTCAGAGAGTGTCCTCATCACGGGTTCGACGATGACCATGTTCTAGGAATCTTCTACGATGGTGTGGAAGGGGAGTTCTGCAATGCTTTAAATGCAGCGAGCAACGGAGatttcatgactcaaaccacagAAGGAGCTCACGCGCTAATAGAAAACATGGCAGCTAGTTCTTCCAACAAAAACAAGGAGACTGACCGTTCCAAGAAGGTGAACAGCATGGACACTAGGAAGATTGATGACCTCGCCGCTAAGGTCGATCTGCTGCTCAAGAACAATCAGAATCAGATCTATGTCATGGAAGAAACCAATCTGGAACCAGGTACTACAGATGCAGCAGCAGAAACCGAAACATCGGAAGAAGATCAGCAAGGGGTCAGTTACGTTAACGGGCAGGGTTGGCAGTTCAAGAATTACCATCCAAACCCTAATGTGGGAAACAACCCGCATCTGTTCTCATACAAGACTAATCCAGACAACCCCAACGACAGATCTCAG aatcagaatcagaatgggaAGATGTTCATCCTCAGCCAGGCTCATAATCAATCTCAGAACCGGCAGAATAATCCACAGGCTCCTCTTGCAACCGCGAGCGGTCCGCCTGATGAACTGAAGGGAATGATGCAACAACTTCTGCATGGTCAACAGATTCAAGGAAAAGCACTGAATCAG GCAACATGGAACACTCCCCCAGGGAAAACATACAAGAATCCCAAGGACTGTAACACAGTCGAGCTAAGAAGTGGAAGACATCTATCAGATCCAGTCCCCAAGAAGCTCATTGCTCAAGAGAAGGGAAACCAGAAAGAGGGAGAACAACCTCCGCTTGAGGATGTCCACGACGACCATGAACCGGAACAGCCAACAGCCGCAGAACCAGTAGCTCCCACGACGCAAGATCAATCTGTTCCTACTCGTGTCTACATTCCAAAGTTCCCTACCCAGTCCCTGCTAAGAAATCACGCATGGATTGCGAAGAGATGA